Proteins from a single region of Ignavibacteria bacterium:
- a CDS encoding pyruvate, phosphate dikinase, with the protein MAKTPKYVYFFGAGKAEGKADMKNLLGGKGANLAEMVNIGLPVPAGFTITTDVCTYYYDNKKKYPAELQKSVLDALKKVEKEMGAKFGDPKNPLLVSVRSGARASMPGMMDTILNLGLNDTTVEGLIAKTNNPRFAYDSYRRFVQMYGDVVLGLKPVEKHELDPFEVILDKKKHENGITKDTDLTADHLKELVQEFKAEILAKTGNSFPDDPMTQLWGAIGAVFGSWMNERAIVYRKLNDIPASWGTAVNVQSMVFGNMGEDSGTGVAFTRDAASGENVFYGEYLFNAQGEDVVAGVRTPLPIAKLKEDNAKIYRQLDDIRKKLEKHYKDMMDIEFTIQQGKLWMLQCRVGKRTGFAAIKIAYDMVKERLISREEALMRIEPDQLNQLLRPIFDSKEKKKAVDEGRLIAKGLNAGPGAASGKVVFSAEEAEEEAAKGEKVVLVRIETSPEDIKGMNAAVGILTARGGMTSHAALVARQMGKVCVAGCGNLLINYAAGTIRVSGKDVVINRGEYISIDGSTGEVIVGKLETKPSEVVQVLITKTMKPQESAVFKTYNDLMTWADKVRRLGIRTNADQPDQAQNAIAFGAEGIGLCRTEHMFFGENRILSVREMILAETHEERQAALAKLLPYQRDDFEGLFMAMGGRPATIRTLDPPLHEFLPHEADEIQEVANSLNVPAQRVIDKIESLKEFNPMLGFRGCRLGISYPEITEMQARAIFEAACNVSKKKIKVKPEIMIPLVSTVEELKLQEEIVRRVAAEVMKEKGVKIDFLVGTMIELPRAAVTADKIAERAQFFSFGTNDLTQTTFGLSRDDAGKFLPLYVEKEILPIDPFISIDVEGVGQLVEIGTQKGRSVRPELKVGICGEHGGDPASVEFCHRAGLNYVSCSPFRVPIARLAAARAALKEQQSKAVTAAKPAVKAVAKTAAKKAAKPVAKKAAAKKPAAKPAVKTAAKTAAKTAAKTAAKASAKPAAKAAVKAAVKAAVKTAAKPAAKKAAQAKAAPKKAVVAKKAGKGNVKTAAKKTNKKK; encoded by the coding sequence ATGGCTAAGACCCCAAAGTATGTTTATTTCTTTGGTGCCGGGAAAGCTGAAGGCAAAGCAGACATGAAAAACCTGCTCGGCGGCAAGGGTGCAAACCTGGCCGAAATGGTTAACATCGGACTGCCAGTACCAGCCGGCTTTACAATCACCACTGACGTATGTACATATTACTATGACAACAAGAAGAAGTATCCAGCAGAGCTGCAGAAGTCGGTGCTGGACGCTCTCAAGAAAGTTGAAAAGGAAATGGGAGCCAAATTTGGCGATCCTAAAAACCCGCTTTTGGTTTCTGTCAGGAGCGGCGCCAGAGCTTCAATGCCTGGTATGATGGATACAATCTTAAACCTCGGCTTGAATGATACTACAGTTGAAGGCCTGATTGCCAAGACAAATAATCCGAGATTTGCCTACGATTCATACAGAAGATTTGTTCAGATGTATGGCGACGTTGTTTTGGGACTTAAACCGGTCGAAAAGCATGAACTCGATCCGTTTGAAGTTATCCTGGACAAGAAAAAGCACGAGAACGGAATTACAAAAGATACAGACCTTACAGCTGATCACCTGAAAGAACTGGTACAGGAATTCAAAGCTGAAATCCTGGCCAAGACCGGCAACAGTTTCCCCGATGATCCTATGACACAGCTCTGGGGCGCAATCGGCGCTGTATTCGGTTCATGGATGAACGAAAGAGCCATCGTTTACAGAAAGCTTAATGACATACCTGCCAGCTGGGGTACAGCCGTTAACGTTCAGTCGATGGTATTCGGCAACATGGGAGAAGATTCAGGTACAGGCGTTGCATTTACAAGAGACGCGGCATCGGGCGAAAATGTATTCTACGGAGAATACCTCTTTAACGCACAGGGCGAAGACGTCGTTGCCGGCGTACGCACTCCTCTTCCCATTGCAAAACTGAAGGAAGACAACGCAAAAATCTACAGGCAGCTTGACGACATCAGAAAGAAGCTCGAAAAGCATTACAAGGATATGATGGATATCGAGTTCACAATCCAGCAGGGCAAGCTCTGGATGCTCCAGTGCCGCGTTGGAAAGAGAACAGGCTTTGCCGCCATCAAAATCGCTTATGATATGGTAAAGGAAAGACTCATTTCGCGCGAAGAAGCTTTAATGAGAATTGAGCCCGATCAGCTGAACCAGCTCTTAAGGCCTATCTTCGATTCAAAGGAAAAGAAAAAAGCCGTTGACGAAGGAAGGCTTATTGCCAAAGGCCTCAACGCAGGTCCGGGCGCCGCTTCAGGCAAAGTTGTCTTCTCGGCTGAAGAAGCTGAAGAAGAAGCAGCCAAGGGCGAAAAAGTTGTTCTTGTCAGAATTGAAACCTCTCCTGAAGATATCAAAGGTATGAACGCTGCAGTAGGTATCTTAACAGCAAGAGGCGGTATGACTTCACACGCTGCTTTGGTTGCACGCCAGATGGGCAAGGTTTGCGTTGCAGGATGCGGTAACCTCCTCATCAACTACGCTGCCGGAACTATCAGGGTATCAGGCAAAGACGTTGTTATCAACCGTGGCGAATATATATCAATCGACGGATCCACAGGTGAAGTTATTGTTGGAAAACTTGAGACCAAGCCTTCAGAGGTTGTTCAGGTTCTTATTACAAAGACCATGAAGCCCCAGGAATCAGCCGTATTCAAGACATACAATGATCTTATGACATGGGCCGACAAGGTAAGGCGCCTTGGCATCAGAACCAACGCCGACCAGCCTGATCAGGCACAGAATGCAATTGCATTCGGAGCCGAAGGTATAGGCCTTTGCCGTACAGAGCACATGTTCTTCGGCGAGAACAGGATTCTTTCTGTAAGAGAGATGATACTTGCCGAGACACACGAGGAAAGACAGGCTGCGCTTGCAAAACTGCTTCCTTATCAGAGAGACGATTTTGAAGGACTCTTCATGGCCATGGGCGGAAGACCTGCAACAATCAGAACTCTGGATCCACCTTTGCATGAATTCCTGCCTCACGAAGCAGATGAGATCCAGGAAGTTGCAAATTCGCTGAACGTTCCTGCACAGAGAGTAATCGATAAGATCGAATCCCTCAAGGAATTCAACCCGATGCTCGGTTTCAGGGGCTGCCGCCTTGGCATCAGCTATCCTGAAATCACTGAAATGCAGGCAAGGGCTATCTTCGAAGCCGCATGCAACGTTTCAAAGAAGAAGATCAAGGTTAAGCCTGAAATTATGATTCCTCTTGTAAGCACAGTTGAAGAACTGAAGCTCCAGGAAGAGATCGTAAGAAGGGTTGCAGCTGAAGTCATGAAGGAGAAGGGCGTAAAGATCGATTTTCTGGTAGGAACCATGATCGAGCTGCCGAGAGCTGCCGTAACAGCAGACAAGATTGCAGAACGCGCTCAGTTCTTCAGCTTTGGAACCAACGACCTTACACAGACCACATTCGGTCTTTCAAGAGATGACGCCGGCAAGTTCCTGCCTCTTTACGTTGAGAAGGAAATCCTCCCGATTGATCCTTTCATCTCAATTGACGTTGAAGGTGTCGGACAGCTGGTTGAGATCGGCACGCAGAAAGGCCGTTCAGTAAGACCTGAGCTTAAGGTTGGTATCTGCGGCGAGCACGGAGGCGATCCGGCTTCAGTTGAATTCTGCCACAGGGCAGGTCTCAACTATGTAAGCTGTTCACCATTCAGAGTTCCAATTGCACGCCTTGCCGCTGCAAGAGCTGCACTGAAGGAACAGCAGTCAAAGGCAGTCACTGCTGCAAAGCCGGCAGTTAAGGCAGTGGCAAAGACAGCTGCAAAGAAGGCTGCAAAGCCGGTTGCAAAAAAAGCAGCAGCCAAGAAACCTGCAGCCAAGCCGGCAGTTAAAACTGCTGCTAAAACTGCTGCTAAAACTGCTGCTAAAACTGCAGCCAAGGCTTCAGCCAAACCGGCAGCAAAGGCAGCTGTGAAGGCAGCTGTGAAGGCAGCTGTAAAGACAGCAGCTAAACCTGCCGCAAAGAAAGCTGCCCAGGCAAAGGCCGCTCCTAAGAAAGCCGTAGTTGCTAAAAAGGCTGGAAAAGGAAACGTCAAGACAGCAGCTAAGAAAACGAACAAGAAAAAATAA
- the lpxK gene encoding tetraacyldisaccharide 4'-kinase, translating to MLFLRIILFPLTPVYRWIIGIRNYLFDKGIYKSERVDARVISIGNITVGGSGKTPAVIMVTDILKKAGKKVGVLSRGYGRNSKGYRLVSEGNEIQSEVSACGDEIYLTALECSVPAAVSEKRVEGARRMLRDTNVEVIVLDDAFQHRWIHRDLNILIFDNSFLLKSGGMDQNLLPVGLMREPFTSVRRADAVIINRKFSTIGFLPPQLRGYFDKKKIFNAFYRAAGLFDVKSHRYYDLQDFRGQKSLVISGIANPQSFLNILIQSNIDTENQLLFKDHKDYTLRDVQAIRKAFYSTNSHSVITTQKDAVKLSRFSKELDDIDIYYLKIEMDIENRAEFEEFLLNKIEV from the coding sequence ATGTTGTTTTTAAGAATTATTTTATTCCCTCTGACCCCGGTATACAGGTGGATCATAGGGATACGCAATTATCTTTTCGACAAGGGTATATACAAGTCGGAAAGAGTTGACGCCAGGGTAATATCAATTGGAAATATTACTGTGGGCGGATCGGGGAAAACCCCTGCTGTAATAATGGTAACCGACATACTGAAGAAAGCAGGAAAGAAAGTAGGCGTATTAAGCCGCGGTTACGGAAGAAATTCAAAAGGCTACCGCCTTGTCTCCGAAGGAAATGAAATTCAGAGTGAGGTCAGTGCCTGCGGCGACGAGATATACCTTACGGCACTGGAGTGCAGCGTGCCTGCGGCAGTAAGTGAAAAAAGGGTTGAAGGAGCGCGCCGCATGCTGAGGGATACGAACGTTGAAGTAATTGTTCTTGATGACGCATTCCAGCACAGGTGGATACACAGGGATCTTAACATACTCATCTTTGACAACAGTTTCCTTCTGAAGTCAGGAGGCATGGATCAGAATCTTCTGCCCGTGGGGCTGATGCGTGAGCCGTTCACTTCAGTCAGGCGTGCCGATGCGGTTATCATTAACAGGAAATTTTCAACGATAGGATTTTTACCTCCCCAGCTGAGGGGATACTTCGACAAGAAAAAAATATTTAACGCCTTTTACAGGGCCGCAGGGCTTTTTGACGTAAAGAGCCACAGGTATTACGACCTGCAGGATTTCAGGGGGCAGAAGAGCCTGGTAATCAGCGGGATTGCGAACCCGCAGTCGTTCCTGAACATTTTAATACAGTCCAATATTGATACCGAGAACCAGCTCCTCTTTAAGGACCATAAGGATTATACGCTCAGAGACGTGCAGGCAATAAGGAAAGCATTTTACTCGACCAATTCGCACTCTGTCATTACGACGCAGAAGGATGCCGTAAAGCTTTCGCGTTTTTCAAAAGAGCTGGATGACATAGACATTTACTATCTCAAAATTGAGATGGACATTGAAAACAGGGCAGAATTTGAAGAATTCCTGCTGAATAAAATAGAAGTTTAG
- a CDS encoding lysophospholipid acyltransferase family protein, translating into MKLKKLGQDILRFLGNYFLYSGISLLLKTLKINSRNREHFDRLIKENKNFVFAFWHGSMLIPWYINKDLDFSALVSRSKDGRLLDKILTKWNYRVIRGSSNDGGSMALKLLLQAASSGRPVAITPDGPKGPYHKLKAGAVVVAKKAGIPLILVGVGVKKKRILGSWDRFELPKFFTSINLVFSDPVSVCSELSYEETTKLIEECERKLNDLQEEAGNF; encoded by the coding sequence ATGAAGCTGAAAAAGCTTGGACAGGACATATTAAGATTCCTGGGCAATTATTTCCTTTATTCCGGAATATCGTTGCTCTTAAAGACACTGAAGATCAATTCCAGGAACAGGGAGCACTTCGACCGTCTAATTAAGGAGAATAAGAATTTTGTTTTTGCATTCTGGCACGGCTCAATGCTTATTCCGTGGTATATAAATAAGGATCTTGATTTTTCGGCACTTGTAAGCAGAAGCAAAGACGGAAGACTACTTGATAAGATACTGACGAAATGGAACTACAGGGTTATCCGCGGATCAAGCAACGACGGAGGAAGCATGGCGCTGAAGCTTCTGCTTCAGGCAGCGTCTTCAGGCCGCCCGGTTGCCATAACGCCCGACGGTCCCAAAGGGCCTTACCACAAGCTTAAGGCCGGTGCGGTGGTGGTGGCAAAGAAAGCAGGCATACCGCTCATACTTGTAGGCGTGGGGGTTAAGAAAAAAAGAATTTTAGGAAGCTGGGACCGTTTTGAATTGCCGAAGTTTTTTACGAGTATTAATCTGGTTTTTTCTGACCCGGTTTCTGTCTGCAGCGAACTGAGCTATGAGGAAACAACAAAACTCATTGAAGAATGTGAACGTAAGCTGAATGATTTACAGGAAGAGGCAGGTAATTTCTGA
- the lpxB gene encoding lipid-A-disaccharide synthase, which produces MTKNLLIVAGEASGDMHGASLVREIKRKSPGVSISGIGGPKMEAEGMEILFHIRQMAFLGFAEVVRHLPFIKKVQAALIEEVKNKNIDTVVLIDYPGFNLSIAKKFKALGLKVIYYISPQVWAWGKGRLRKIKKVVDKMIVILPFEEKFFKDAGIDVEYVGHPLLEQIERYDYLTKEDLYGLFHFDKSKDLLVVLPGSRHQEIGRIFPETIKAAAKVSEKFNLETVVACSSNIDEGIFRQLAPEVPFKVVKDHTYDLFRYSKFGIIKSGTSTLEAALFHLPMVVVYATSYLTYMIGKSVIEIDKISLVNIIAGEKIVEELIQKDVNSGRIYSACASVLSSEESLEAMRNRLKALEEKLGNTGVSERSAEIVLGYLN; this is translated from the coding sequence TTGACAAAAAATTTGCTGATCGTAGCAGGCGAAGCCTCGGGGGATATGCACGGGGCCTCACTGGTAAGGGAAATTAAAAGAAAGAGTCCCGGAGTTTCCATTTCAGGCATCGGTGGCCCGAAGATGGAAGCCGAAGGAATGGAAATACTATTTCACATAAGGCAGATGGCTTTCCTCGGGTTTGCCGAGGTTGTAAGGCATCTCCCGTTCATAAAAAAAGTTCAGGCAGCTTTAATTGAAGAAGTTAAAAATAAAAACATAGATACAGTTGTTCTTATAGATTATCCAGGGTTCAACCTGAGCATTGCTAAAAAGTTCAAGGCCCTCGGGCTTAAGGTTATTTATTATATCTCCCCGCAGGTATGGGCCTGGGGAAAAGGCAGGCTCAGGAAGATAAAAAAAGTTGTAGACAAGATGATAGTAATTCTGCCCTTCGAGGAAAAGTTCTTTAAGGATGCGGGCATCGACGTTGAATACGTCGGGCATCCTCTTCTGGAACAAATTGAAAGGTATGACTATCTAACAAAGGAAGATCTCTACGGGCTTTTTCATTTTGACAAAAGCAAGGATCTTCTCGTAGTTCTTCCGGGCAGCCGTCATCAGGAGATCGGGCGCATATTCCCGGAGACAATCAAGGCCGCGGCAAAAGTCTCGGAGAAATTTAACCTCGAGACTGTTGTAGCTTGTTCTTCAAATATTGATGAAGGAATTTTCAGGCAGCTTGCTCCTGAAGTTCCCTTTAAGGTTGTAAAGGATCATACGTATGACCTTTTCAGGTATTCAAAGTTCGGAATAATAAAATCAGGGACATCGACTTTAGAGGCGGCACTGTTCCATCTTCCAATGGTGGTTGTTTATGCCACTAGCTATCTTACTTATATGATCGGAAAGAGTGTAATTGAAATTGACAAGATAAGCCTGGTAAATATTATAGCCGGTGAGAAGATTGTGGAAGAGCTGATACAGAAGGATGTAAACAGCGGAAGGATTTATTCAGCCTGCGCTTCAGTCCTGTCAAGCGAAGAAAGCCTCGAGGCAATGAGAAACAGGCTGAAGGCATTGGAAGAGAAGCTGGGAAATACGGGTGTATCTGAAAGGTCAGCCGAGATTGTCCTGGGATACCTGAACTGA
- a CDS encoding isoprenylcysteine carboxylmethyltransferase family protein: protein MSSIQAKIFKYRSYTPIPFLVLMLLFRSPNIYSIIIGFIVAASGELIRLWGVSYAGSETRTTGAVGGTYLVISGPFAHTRNPLYVGNILLYMGIGIMSLALFPYLQIAAFVFFYLQYKFIINEEETYLKKAFGAQYEEYYKNVPRFLPRISAYKNNNVTQPKYNIAAGLKSERRTLQAFSIVSLTIIIIWFVSRY from the coding sequence ATGAGCAGCATTCAGGCTAAAATTTTTAAATACAGAAGCTACACTCCAATTCCGTTTCTGGTTCTTATGTTATTATTCAGGTCTCCTAATATCTACAGCATTATAATAGGCTTTATTGTTGCGGCCTCGGGCGAGCTGATAAGGCTCTGGGGCGTAAGCTACGCAGGAAGCGAAACCAGGACGACAGGAGCCGTGGGCGGGACTTACCTGGTTATAAGCGGCCCCTTTGCCCATACGAGGAATCCCCTCTATGTAGGCAACATTCTTCTTTACATGGGTATCGGGATCATGTCTTTAGCCCTGTTTCCTTACCTGCAGATTGCGGCATTTGTTTTCTTCTACCTTCAGTACAAGTTTATTATAAATGAAGAGGAAACATATTTAAAGAAAGCTTTCGGCGCGCAGTACGAGGAGTATTACAAAAATGTTCCGCGCTTTCTGCCCAGGATATCGGCTTATAAAAATAATAACGTCACTCAGCCCAAGTATAACATTGCAGCAGGCCTTAAGTCTGAAAGAAGAACGCTCCAGGCCTTCAGCATAGTTTCGCTGACAATTATCATAATCTGGTTTGTGAGCAGATATTGA
- a CDS encoding MtnX-like HAD-IB family phosphatase, whose protein sequence is MQDKVFKIFIDFDGTITKRDVGEAFVNTFGDPVKIRQIVEDWIEEKITSPESWYLMFDTIKALDFDKFLEFLEEIEIDPTFRDFVEYCRENRFEIRVLSDGFDIYIKRILEREGLGDLEVYCNRAEINEGRLKPFFPYGDEHCRFCGNCKRNHLLSKSGDEDYIVYIGDGYSDKCPVQYCDFIFAKASLLKYCEVNRITYFPFRDFQDVRKKLEELRNKKRLKKRYQAELKRFEVFKQG, encoded by the coding sequence ATGCAGGACAAGGTTTTTAAAATATTTATAGATTTTGACGGTACTATTACAAAGCGCGACGTTGGAGAGGCTTTTGTCAATACTTTCGGCGACCCGGTAAAAATCCGCCAGATAGTGGAGGACTGGATTGAGGAGAAGATCACTTCTCCCGAGAGCTGGTACCTGATGTTTGACACCATAAAGGCTCTGGACTTTGATAAATTCCTGGAGTTCCTTGAAGAAATTGAAATTGACCCCACATTCAGGGACTTTGTGGAATACTGCCGGGAAAACAGGTTTGAAATAAGAGTCTTAAGCGACGGCTTTGATATTTATATTAAAAGAATTCTTGAGCGCGAAGGCCTTGGAGACCTGGAAGTCTACTGCAACAGGGCCGAGATAAATGAAGGCAGGTTAAAGCCGTTCTTCCCTTATGGCGACGAACACTGCCGGTTCTGCGGCAACTGCAAGAGAAATCACCTGCTCAGTAAGTCGGGCGACGAAGACTATATAGTCTACATCGGCGACGGGTACTCCGACAAGTGCCCCGTGCAGTACTGCGATTTTATTTTTGCAAAGGCCTCGCTCTTAAAATATTGTGAAGTCAACAGGATCACATACTTCCCCTTCAGGGACTTTCAGGACGTAAGGAAGAAACTGGAGGAGCTAAGAAATAAAAAACGGTTAAAGAAAAGATACCAGGCTGAACTGAAAAGATTTGAAGTGTTCAAGCAGGGATAA
- the smc gene encoding chromosome segregation protein SMC — translation MYLSKLEIFGFKSFANRTVVNFNKGVTSIVGPNGCGKTNIVDAIRWSLGEQKSSTLRSDKMENVIFNGTQNKKPMGMAEVSLTLVNDNGVLPTEYSEVTITRRIFRSGESEYLLNRNICRLKDITNLFMDTGMGTNAYSVIELKMVETILSNKADERRNMFEEAAGVNKYKLRRRLALKKLEEVKKDLTRVNDIVAEVEKQVASLERQAKKADKYNKISSVLREQELDLAEREYALWNSKRSTLKEQKEEAFRRKVQIESELRKLEDELVVFRNDINLIENDLKIKRRDISAQTDKIHNVQNGISVAEERKKSLDKNLTRYGQELEELHFQDEDTDDLIFENSNKIVQVKNSIEAKEKGIEENKQQLQDKKQVVEDKKAELRAQREENLNKFKDITEKEHQLKNLRKNLDNTESAIEKLNNKILSITNTLAKTVGYLEELEQEKVEAEKKLAQGEEHFAKKQTEKEELEKELTDLKGKEHEERSTLNSLKDKIDFLQSLINNLEGVSKGAKVLIENEGWTEREKTFLADVGNAEEDYRFALEASLKNVLNNLLVESFQDLQKAVDYLRENNFGKASFYVLGYNSGTKKTLIKKLQDYSTRKNIKKLEKEGAFIGWAENFIQADEKWKPFFKKLLYMTAITKDLESAFELSRKFPEFNFATLNGDFLNNSGLIDAGSAPRLDDTLFGRKQMLENLKNEFPTYEANLLRLRDKIKETEAKVEEIDLKDLSDQNRILINDLANIEKQIAQFEFEKKKASDEIEKARFEINELARTSNQIDNEISSLSLVLEEEAAQKKLAEEQTSQLEEEVKASETAYNSVITQQNQMKLELERLLGEKKNLENSTERAQTSKENIKKSIQKREFDITSTKEEMVSLDGVIEDKQLDLDEFEAEKKKMVAVETEIDNNLRGIKSQAMELEKKLLEFRKERDRVSDEIHSADIKINEITLKIDNLFANIKENYSITLELKEFDDLDTFNFQERSSEVQQHKQQLKGLGPINLLAYSEYEEERERLDFLHKQRNDLVESEKDLIKTIEEINVTAQTLFLDTFATIRENFIRIFRTLFNPGDEADLKLEEDVDPLESKIEIIAKPKGKRPTGIELLSGGEKTLTATALLFSIYLVKPSPFCILDEVDAPLDDANVDRFTRIIKEFSKSTQFIIVTHNKRTMEAAETMYGVTIQEEGISKLVSVRFNEDFDAIINR, via the coding sequence TTGTATTTATCAAAGTTAGAAATCTTTGGATTTAAGTCTTTTGCCAACAGGACGGTTGTAAACTTCAACAAGGGTGTAACCTCCATTGTAGGCCCCAACGGCTGCGGTAAGACGAATATTGTAGATGCCATACGCTGGAGTCTGGGTGAGCAGAAGAGCAGCACGTTAAGAAGCGACAAAATGGAAAATGTCATCTTTAACGGCACCCAGAACAAAAAACCGATGGGAATGGCTGAGGTTTCGCTGACTTTGGTTAACGACAACGGTGTTCTGCCTACAGAGTATTCCGAAGTTACCATTACAAGAAGGATCTTCCGCTCGGGTGAAAGCGAGTACCTCTTAAACCGCAACATCTGCCGCCTGAAGGATATTACAAACCTCTTTATGGATACCGGTATGGGCACAAATGCCTACTCGGTAATAGAGCTTAAGATGGTTGAGACCATCCTCAGCAACAAGGCCGATGAAAGAAGGAACATGTTTGAAGAGGCGGCAGGCGTTAATAAATATAAACTGAGGCGCCGCCTTGCATTAAAGAAACTTGAAGAAGTTAAAAAAGACCTCACGCGCGTAAACGACATTGTTGCTGAAGTTGAAAAGCAGGTTGCCTCGCTGGAGCGCCAGGCAAAGAAGGCAGATAAGTACAACAAAATATCTTCTGTTTTAAGAGAACAGGAACTCGACCTGGCAGAGAGGGAATATGCCCTCTGGAACTCCAAAAGGAGCACATTAAAGGAACAGAAGGAAGAAGCCTTCAGGCGCAAGGTGCAGATTGAAAGCGAACTGAGGAAACTTGAAGACGAGCTTGTTGTTTTCAGAAACGACATCAACCTCATTGAAAACGACCTCAAGATCAAAAGGCGTGACATTTCGGCGCAGACGGACAAGATACACAACGTTCAGAACGGCATTTCAGTTGCCGAGGAAAGAAAAAAATCTTTAGACAAAAACCTCACGCGCTACGGCCAGGAACTCGAAGAGCTGCACTTCCAGGATGAGGATACAGACGACCTCATCTTTGAAAACAGCAATAAAATTGTCCAGGTGAAAAATTCAATCGAGGCCAAGGAAAAAGGCATCGAGGAAAACAAGCAGCAGCTTCAGGATAAAAAGCAGGTTGTTGAGGACAAAAAAGCCGAGCTCAGGGCACAGAGGGAGGAAAACCTCAATAAGTTTAAGGACATCACTGAAAAAGAGCACCAGCTGAAAAACCTCAGGAAGAATCTGGATAACACGGAATCGGCAATTGAAAAGCTGAACAACAAGATCCTTTCCATCACAAATACGCTGGCCAAGACCGTAGGATATTTAGAAGAGCTTGAACAGGAAAAGGTTGAAGCCGAGAAGAAACTTGCCCAGGGCGAAGAGCACTTCGCAAAAAAACAGACAGAAAAAGAAGAGCTGGAAAAAGAGCTTACTGACTTAAAGGGCAAGGAGCACGAGGAAAGAAGCACACTTAACAGCCTTAAGGACAAAATTGACTTTCTGCAGAGCCTTATCAATAACCTGGAAGGTGTCTCAAAAGGCGCCAAGGTTTTAATTGAAAACGAGGGGTGGACCGAAAGGGAGAAAACATTCCTTGCCGACGTGGGCAACGCAGAAGAAGACTACCGCTTTGCTCTTGAAGCATCGCTGAAGAATGTGCTCAATAACCTTCTCGTTGAATCGTTCCAGGACCTGCAGAAAGCGGTCGATTACCTGAGGGAGAATAATTTCGGGAAGGCATCTTTCTATGTACTGGGATATAATTCCGGGACGAAAAAAACGCTCATTAAAAAGCTGCAGGACTATTCGACACGCAAGAACATTAAGAAGCTGGAAAAAGAAGGCGCGTTTATAGGCTGGGCTGAAAACTTCATTCAGGCCGATGAAAAATGGAAGCCGTTCTTTAAGAAGCTCCTTTACATGACTGCAATTACAAAGGATCTGGAATCGGCATTTGAACTCAGCAGGAAGTTCCCCGAGTTTAACTTTGCAACGCTTAACGGCGACTTCCTTAACAACTCGGGGCTTATTGACGCGGGTTCGGCCCCCAGGCTTGACGACACGCTCTTCGGACGAAAGCAGATGCTGGAGAACCTGAAGAACGAATTCCCGACCTATGAGGCAAACCTCCTGAGGCTGCGTGATAAGATAAAGGAAACCGAAGCCAAGGTAGAAGAAATTGACCTGAAGGACCTCTCGGACCAGAACCGCATTTTGATCAATGACCTTGCAAACATTGAAAAGCAGATAGCACAGTTCGAGTTTGAAAAGAAAAAAGCCTCGGATGAAATTGAAAAGGCAAGGTTTGAAATCAACGAGCTTGCAAGGACTTCAAACCAGATAGACAATGAGATCTCTTCTCTAAGCCTCGTGCTTGAAGAGGAAGCGGCCCAAAAGAAGCTGGCCGAGGAGCAGACTTCACAGCTTGAAGAAGAGGTCAAGGCTTCAGAAACAGCTTACAACAGCGTCATTACACAGCAGAACCAGATGAAGCTTGAGCTTGAAAGGCTCCTGGGTGAAAAGAAAAACCTTGAGAACTCCACCGAGCGCGCTCAGACGTCAAAGGAAAATATAAAGAAGTCCATACAGAAAAGAGAGTTCGACATTACCTCCACCAAGGAGGAGATGGTTTCCCTGGATGGGGTAATTGAGGACAAACAGCTGGACCTTGACGAGTTTGAGGCCGAGAAGAAGAAAATGGTTGCCGTTGAAACCGAGATCGACAACAACCTGAGGGGCATTAAGTCCCAGGCGATGGAACTTGAGAAAAAGCTACTCGAATTCAGAAAAGAACGCGACCGTGTCTCTGATGAGATACATTCTGCAGACATTAAGATAAATGAAATTACGCTTAAGATAGACAATCTTTTTGCCAATATAAAAGAGAACTACTCTATTACGCTTGAACTCAAGGAGTTCGACGACCTGGATACCTTTAACTTCCAGGAACGTTCTTCCGAGGTTCAGCAGCACAAGCAGCAGTTAAAGGGCCTGGGACCGATCAACCTTCTGGCTTATTCTGAATACGAAGAAGAAAGGGAAAGGCTCGACTTTCTGCACAAGCAGAGAAACGATCTGGTGGAATCGGAAAAGGATCTCATCAAGACGATTGAAGAGATCAACGTTACGGCACAGACGCTCTTCCTTGATACATTTGCAACCATCAGGGAAAACTTCATCAGGATTTTCCGCACGCTCTTCAACCCCGGCGACGAGGCCGACCTGAAGCTGGAAGAGGACGTGGATCCGCTGGAATCGAAGATTGAAATTATAGCAAAACCTAAGGGCAAAAGGCCTACCGGAATTGAGCTCCTTTCAGGAGGAGAAAAAACACTTACGGCAACGGCTCTTCTGTTCTCAATTTACTTAGTCAAGCCGAGCCCGTTCTGTATTCTGGACGAAGTTGACGCTCCGCTTGATGACGCAAACGTGGACAGGTTTACGCGTATTATTAAAGAATTCAGCAAGAGCACACAGTTTATTATTGTGACGCACAATAAAAGAACCATGGAGGCTGCTGAAACAATGTATGGCGTCACGATCCAGGAAGAAGGCATTTCCAAATTGGTCAGTGTACGCTTTAATGAGGATTTTGATGCAATTATTAATAGATAA